The Zhihengliuella sp. ISTPL4 genomic interval GTTGGTCATGTTCTCCATGCGGCCCTTGCGGTTCGCGAGGAGCTGCGTGATCGCGCCGAGGTGCTCCTCCGGCGTGTCGATGGTCAGGTGCTCGAACGGCTCGTAGACCTTGCCGTCGATCTTCTTGGTGACCACCTGCGGCTTGCCGACGGTGAGCTCGAAGCCCTCGCGGCGCATGTTCTCGACGAGGATCGCGAGGGCCAGCTCACCGCGGCCCTGCACCTCCCAGGCGTCGGGACGGCCGATGTCGACGACCTTGAGCGACACGTTGCCGATGAGTTCGCGGTCCAGGCGGTCCTTGACCATGCGGGCGGTGAGCTTGTGCCCCTTGACCTTGCCCATGAGCGGCGAGGTGTTCGTGCCGATCGTCATGGAGATCGCGGGGTCGTCGACCGTGATGGCCGGCAGCGGACGGATGTCCTCGGGGTCGGCGATGGTCTCGCCGATCGTGATGTCCTCGAAGCCGGCGATGGCGACGATGTCGCCGGGGCCGGCGGATTCGGCCGGGTAGCGCTCCAGGGCGCGGGTCTTCAGCAGCTCGGTGATGCGGGCGTTGCTGGTCGAGCCGTCGGAGCGGACCCAGGCGACCGTCTGGCCCTTCTTGAGCGTGCCGTTGAAGACGCGCAGCAGGGCGAGGCGGCCGAGGAAGGGGCTGGAGTCCAGGTTCGTGACCCAGGCCTGCAGCGGCGCCTCGTCGTCGTAGGCCGGGGCCGGGACGTGCTCGAGAATCGCCTCGAAGAGCGGCTCGAGGTCGTCGTTGTCGGGCAGCGAGCCGTCCGCGGGACGGTTCTGCGACGCGGCACCGGCGCGACCGGAGGCGTAGACCACCGGCACGTCGAGCAGCGCGTCGACGTCGAGATCCGGCACGTCGTCGACGAGGTCGGAGGCCAGGCCCAGCAGGAGGTCGTGCGCCTCCTCCTCGACCTCGGCGATCCGGGCGTCCGGACGGTCGGTCTTGTTGACCAGGAGGATGACGGGCAGCTTCGCCTCGAGCGCCTTGCGCAGCACGAAGCGGGTCTGCGGCAGCGGACCCTCGCTCGCGTCCACGAGCAGCACGACGCCGTCGACCATCGACAGGCCGCGCTCGACCTCACCGCCGAAGTCGGCGTGGCCGGGGGTGTCGATCACGTTGATCGTGATCTCCTTGCCGCCGGCGTGCTTGCCCTTGTAGGTGATCGCCGTGTTCTTGGCGAGGATCGTGATGCCCTTCTCGCGCTCCAGGTCGTTCGAGTCCATCGCACGCTCTTCGACGTGCGAGTGTTCACCGAAGGAGCCCGTCTGGCGGAGCATCGCGTCGACAAGAGTGGTCTTGCCGTGGTCGACGTGGGCGACGATTGCGACGTTGCGGAGGTCAGAGCGGAGGGCGTGCGCCATACAAGGGTCCTCAAAGAGTGTGGGGTTGCGCCGGGAAGCCGACGTTCCAGGATAACGTACGCGCGGATCGGGTTCCTGAACGCACGTCGTACCATCGTCCCGTGACCCTCCCCGACCCGACGGCCCCGGTGCCGCACACGTCCTCGACCGTGCCCGTCCGGAGCGACGAGCCGCGCGATGAAGGTCGAGGACGCCTGTGGTGGGAGATCGCCATCGTGCTCGCCCTGGGACTGGGCCAGTCCGCGATCTACGCGATCGTGCAGCTCGCCTATCGGCTCACGGACGACACGCCCCTCGCGGATCAGACGGCCACCCTCAACCCCTCCCGCAGCGACCGGGAGGTGTTCGACCTCATCTATCAGGTGCTGTCGATCGGCTTCGCCCTGGTGCCGGTGCTGCTCGTCTGCTTCCTGCTGTGGCAGCGCCGTCGCCCGCACCTGGAGCGCCTCGGCCTGGACGACACCCGGGTGGCGGGCGACGTCGGCCGCGGCGTGCTCCTCGTCCTCGCGATCGGCGTGCCGGGACTGGCGCTCTACCTCGGCGGACGGGCGCTCGGACTGTTCGTGGCCGTGAACCCCGCGGGTCTGGACGCGCACTGGTGGACCGTGCCGATCCTCCTGCTCGCCGCCGCCCGCGCATCGCTCCAGGAGGAGTTCGTCGTGCTCGGGTACCTGTTCGCCCGCCTGCGGCAGCTCGGGTGGTCGCCGTGGACGATCATCGTCTCGACATCGGTGCTCCGTGCGACGTACCACCTGTATCAGGGGCCCGGCGCCTTCATCGGCAACCTCGCGATGGGGCTGCTGTTCGGGTGGCTCTACCACCGCACCGGTCGGCTGCTGCCGTTCCTGGTGGCGCACTTCCTCATCGACGCGGCGGCGTTCGTCGGCTACCCCTGGGCCGCGGCGACCTGGCCCGCCCTGTTCGGCCTTCCCGGCTGAGGCGCGCTCAGCCGAGGTTGACGACGACGAGCGCCGCGGCGGCCCACAGCACGATGACGGCGAGGGCGATGAGGGCCGGGCCGTCCCAGCTGCGTCGGATCGGGGCGTTCGCCGTCGAGGGCGCCGCGCTCCACAGGTCGCGGATGCTCGTGAGCACCCGCAGCGCCGAGGGCACCTTCGCCTCGGCGTCCTCCTCGCGGGACGGACGAGGCGGACGCGCCTTGGCCGGTCCGCCCCAACAGCCCACCGTGCGGCCGTCGTCCAGGGTGAACTCGAGCTGCCACCGCATGTCGATGTCCTGCACGCGCCCCCAACCGAAGGTCGTGCGCCGCAGCAGGTTCTGGACCACAGCCCCCTCCTGGTCGACGCGGACGAAGGAGACGAACGCCGTCTCGTACACGATCCACAGGCCGAGCAGCAGCCAGGGCGCCACGAGAAGCGCCTGCACGATGCTGCCGTTGACCACGGTGTCGCCCAGCAGGAACAGCACGAGCAGGATGCTGAGGACGAAGACGACGGTGCCCGAGGACGCACGGAAGGTCCGTGCGCCCTCGGGGTGTGCCGGAGATGCCACCTCAGCGGCCGCCGAGCGGGATCGACGCGCCAGGGATCGCTTTGAGAAGACGATCCGTGTACTCCTCCTGCGGGTTCGCGAAGATCTCGTCGACCGTCCCCTGCTCGACGACCTTGCCCTTCTCCATGACGCAGACCAGGTCGCTGGAGACCCGGACGACCGCGAGGTCGTGCGTGATGAAGAGGTAGGTCAGGTTCAGCTCCGACTGGAGTTCGGCGAGCAGCTGCAGGATCTGGTCCTGCACGAGCACGTCGAGCGCCGACACCGCCTCGTCGAGCACGACGATGTCAGGCTTGAGGGCGAGCGCCCGAGCGATCGCGACGCGCTGCCGCTGACCGCCGGACAGCTCGTTCGGATACCGGGTGGCCAGCGCACGGGGCAAGGCCACCTGGTCGAGGAGCTCCTCGACGCGCTCCCGCTGCGCGGCGCGGTCGCCCACACCGTGGATCTGCAGCGGCTCCGAGATCGTGTTCCCGATGTTGCGCAGCGGATCGAGCGAACCGTACGGATCCTGGAACACCGGCTGCATGCGGCGACGCAGCCCGAACGCCTGCGCGTTCGAGAGGCGGGACACATCCTGGCCGTCGATCTCGATGGTGCCGCTGGTGGGCTCCTCGAGCTTCAGGACCATCTTCGCGACGGTCGACTTGCCGGACCCGGACTCGCCCACGAGCGCGAGGGTCTTCCCCCGCGGGATCTCGAAGGAGACGTCGTCGACCGCCCGGAAGGCTTCGCTGCGGAAGTTTCCCTGACGGATCTTGTAGTCCTTGGTGAGTCCGGCGACGCGCACCGTCGGTGGGATGGCGGCGAGGTCGTCCAGCGTCTCGATGCCCCGATCCTCCACGACCGCCTGGATGCGCTGCGACGCGACACTGGGCGCGGCCCCGACCAGTCGCTGCGTGTACGGATGCTGCGGGTTCTCCAGGATCTGCCGGCTCGGCCCCGCTTCCACGATGTTGCCGTTGCTCATCACGATGATCTTCTCCGCACGCTCGGCCGCGAGGCCGAGGTCGTGCGTGATGAGGAGCACCGAGGTGCCCTTGTCACGCGTGAGCGTCGCCATGTGATCGAGGATGACCCGCTGCACCGTGACGTCCAGTGCCGAGGTCGGCTCGTCGGCGATCAGCAGTTTCGGATCGGCCGCGAGACCGATACCGATCAGCGCTCGTTGGCGCATGCCGCCGGAGAACTGATGGGGATACTGGTGCAGACGCCGTTCGGCATCGGCCAGACCCGCCTGCTTCAGCACCTCGATGGTCCGCGCTTTCACGGCCTCGCGGCCCCGGGCGATCCCGTTCGCGCGGATCGCCTCCTTCACCTGGAAACCGATGCTCCACACCGGGTTGAGGTTGGACATCGGGTCCTGGGGGACGAAGCCGATCTCACGGCCGCGGACGGCCTCCATCTCCCGGCGGCCGAGCTTCGTCAGCTCCCGACCGTCGAGCGTGATCGACCCCCCGGTGACGACACCGGTACCGGGAAGCAGATTCACGATCGCGCTGGCCGTGGTCGACTTCCCCGAACCGGACTCACCCACGATCGCCACGGTCTCGCCGGGGAAGATGTCGAAGCTCGCTCCGTGGAGGACCTCCTTCTCCCCCTCTTGGGTGCGGAACGCGACCGTGAGGTCGCGGACGCTGAGCAGCGGGATCTGTGCGGTTGCGCGTGCGCTCATCGCCGTGCCCTCGCCTTCGGGTCGATGGCGTCTCGGATGAGCTCGCCGAGAGTGACGAAGGCGAGCACGGCCAGCGTGAGCGCGATCGACGGATAGATGAGCGCCATGGGCGCCACGCGCAGCGATGCCTGCGCGGCACCGATGTCGTTGCCCCAGGACATCACATTGCTTCCCAGCCCGACGCCGAGGAACGACAGCGTGGCCTCCGCCACGATCGAGGCGGCGAGGCCCAGCGTCGACACCACGAGCAGCGGAGCGAGCGCGTTCGGGATCACGTGTCCGACCAGGGTGCGGAACTTCGAGCGCCCGAGCGCACGGGACGCCACGACGAAGTCGGACTGCCGGACGCGCAGCACCTCCGCCCGCACGACACGAGCGGTCGCCGCCCACGCGAAACCACCGATCGCGAGCGCGAGCACGGGCACCGAGCGGTACTGGGAGAAGACCGTCATGACGACGACCGCGGCGAGGATGTACGGAATGGCGAAGAAGATGTCACCGATCCGCGACAGCACCGAGTCGAGCCAGCCGCCGTAGAAACCGGCGAACGCCCCCATGATGAGCCCGAGGATCGAGGAGATGGCGGTGGCGAGGAGGCCGACGGAGAGCGACGTCTGCGCGCCCCAGACGATGCGGGAGTAGATGTCGCACCCCTGGAACGTGAAGCCCAGCGGATGTCCTTCGGTCGGACCGGCGTTGCTGTTCCCGAGCTGGCAGTCGGAGTTCGGTGGCGCCGACGTGAACAGGGTGGGCCAGAGCGCCATCACGATGAAGAACACCGCGAGGACGACCGAGAACCAGAACAGCGGACGACGTCGGAGGTCCGACCAGGCATCCCGCCAGAGGTTTCGGGGCTTCTCAGCGATCCGCACGGCATCGACGGAGATGGTCTCGGTCTGGACCGGAGCGACATAGTGATTCTGCGTGGTGGGGTCAGGCATAGCGGATCCTTGGGTCGAGCAGACCGTACAGCAGGTCGATGACGAGGTTGACCAGGACGTACAGGATCACGAACACCGTGACGAAGGAGACCACCGTCGGCCCCTCATTGCGAATCGCCGCCTGGTACAGGGTGTTGCCGACGCCCGGCACATTGAAGATGCCCTCGGTCACGGTCGCACCGACGAGCAGAACGCCGAAGTTCGTCGCCGAGTTCGTGATCACCGGGATGAGCGAGTTGCGGAGCACGTGCACGGGGATCACCCGCCCGCGCGACAGTCCCTTGCTGTACGCAGTGCGCACCCAGTCCTGGTTGAGCGTGTCGATGACCGAACTGCGCATCAGCCGCATGCTCACGGCGTACAGGCTGAAGCCCAGAACGATGGCCGGCAGCCACAGGCCACCCCAGTCGTTGTCCGATCCGACGGTCGGCTTGAACCAGCCCAGCTTGATGGCGAGGAAGTACTGCGCCAGGAACGCGACGACGAAGATCGGGATCGCGATCGCCACGAGCGCGACGATGAGCATCGTGTGGTCGAAGAGCTTGCCCTTGCGCAGCGCGGAGACCGTGCCGATGATGATCGCCAGCACGAACTCGATGCCGATGGCCATCACCGCGAGTCGACCGGTGACGGGAAGCGTCTCGGCCAGCACGGTCGACACCGGCCGACCGGAGAAGGTCGTGCCGAGGTCGCCTTGGAAGACACCGGTGATGTAGTACCAGTACTGCACCAGGAACGGGTCGTCCAGGTGGTACTGCTCGCGCAGCTGTGCCACCACGGCCGGGTTCGGGGTCCGGTCGCCGAAGAGCCCGAGAATCGGGTCACCGGGCATGGCGAACACGAGGAAGTAGATGAGCAGGGTGGCCCCGAAGAAGACCGGGATCACCTGCAGGAGACGTCTCAGGATGTAGCCGAGCATGCGTCTGTCCCGTAGTCAGGAGGCGGAGTCAGTGTGACCAACACAGCCTGCGAGGCGGCGACGGAAGACCGTCACCGCCTCACAGGTTCGTGCTGTCAGACTTACTCGCCGTCCTTCGTGACCTGGTAGAGGATCGGCCAGGTGTCCCACCCGAACTCGACGTTCTCCACCGAGTCGCCCCAAGCGCCCATGGCGTTGGTGTACCACAGCGGGATGGCCGGGAGATCCTGGAAGAGGATCTCCTGCGCCTCCTGGAACTTGGCGATGCCCGCTTCGACGTCGGACGCCGCAGAGCCCTCGTCGAGGAGCTTGTCGAACTCCGGGTTCGAGTAGTCGCCGTCGTTCGAGCCGGCACCGGTGCCGAAGAGCGGGCCGAGGCCGTTGAACATCGACGGGTAGTCGAACTGCCATCCGGTGCGGAACGCGGTCTGCGTCTGGTCCTCCGTGATCAGCGTCCGGTGCTCGGCGAAGGTCGGAATCGGGTTGCCCGAGGCCTCGATGCCGAGGTTGTTCTTGATCTGGTTCGCGACCGCGTCGACCCAGCCTTGGTTGGGGCCGTCGGCGTTGTACTGGATCTGGAAGGACCCGGTCCAGGGCGCGATCTCGTCGGCCTGCGCCCACAGGTCCTTGGCCTTCTCGGGGTCGAACTCGAGGACCTCGGACCCGGGGATGTCCTCGGAGTAGCCGTCGATCACCGGCGACGTGAAGTCCTTCATCGGCGTGCGGGTGCCGCTGAAGACCACGTCGGTGATCTCCTCGCGGTTGATCGCGTGCGAGATCGCGGCGCGACGCAGCTGCCCCTCTTCACCACTCCAGTGCTCGAGGCGCTCCGGGATGGTGATGGTCGCGTTCGCTGCGGCCGGCTGGTTCACCGTGCGGTCCGGGAAGTCGGTCTCGAACGTCTGCAGGGCCGTGTCCGGGATCTCCTGGATGATGTCGAGCTCGCC includes:
- a CDS encoding CPBP family intramembrane glutamic endopeptidase; translation: MPVRSDEPRDEGRGRLWWEIAIVLALGLGQSAIYAIVQLAYRLTDDTPLADQTATLNPSRSDREVFDLIYQVLSIGFALVPVLLVCFLLWQRRRPHLERLGLDDTRVAGDVGRGVLLVLAIGVPGLALYLGGRALGLFVAVNPAGLDAHWWTVPILLLAAARASLQEEFVVLGYLFARLRQLGWSPWTIIVSTSVLRATYHLYQGPGAFIGNLAMGLLFGWLYHRTGRLLPFLVAHFLIDAAAFVGYPWAAATWPALFGLPG
- a CDS encoding peptide ABC transporter substrate-binding protein, whose product is MKRNKIALAGSALFVIGALTLAGCASGGGNDSAEETPSGDPTAVISVNNTEPQNPLIPTNTNEVGGGLVLQSIFAGLVYYDAEGAVHNDLAESIETEDSQTYTIKIKPDQTFANGDPVDAESFVKAWNYGAALDNKQLSSYFFESIEGFSYEENVPELSGLEVVDDLTFTVKLKQPESDFPLRLGYTAFFPLPASAWDDLEAFGENPVGNGPYVFAEEGAWRHNESIELVKNEDYTGPREAQNGGIDMRLYASTEAAYADLQGGELDIIQEIPDTALQTFETDFPDRTVNQPAAANATITIPERLEHWSGEEGQLRRAAISHAINREEITDVVFSGTRTPMKDFTSPVIDGYSEDIPGSEVLEFDPEKAKDLWAQADEIAPWTGSFQIQYNADGPNQGWVDAVANQIKNNLGIEASGNPIPTFAEHRTLITEDQTQTAFRTGWQFDYPSMFNGLGPLFGTGAGSNDGDYSNPEFDKLLDEGSAASDVEAGIAKFQEAQEILFQDLPAIPLWYTNAMGAWGDSVENVEFGWDTWPILYQVTKDGE
- a CDS encoding ABC transporter permease; this translates as MLGYILRRLLQVIPVFFGATLLIYFLVFAMPGDPILGLFGDRTPNPAVVAQLREQYHLDDPFLVQYWYYITGVFQGDLGTTFSGRPVSTVLAETLPVTGRLAVMAIGIEFVLAIIIGTVSALRKGKLFDHTMLIVALVAIAIPIFVVAFLAQYFLAIKLGWFKPTVGSDNDWGGLWLPAIVLGFSLYAVSMRLMRSSVIDTLNQDWVRTAYSKGLSRGRVIPVHVLRNSLIPVITNSATNFGVLLVGATVTEGIFNVPGVGNTLYQAAIRNEGPTVVSFVTVFVILYVLVNLVIDLLYGLLDPRIRYA
- the typA gene encoding translational GTPase TypA yields the protein MAHALRSDLRNVAIVAHVDHGKTTLVDAMLRQTGSFGEHSHVEERAMDSNDLEREKGITILAKNTAITYKGKHAGGKEITINVIDTPGHADFGGEVERGLSMVDGVVLLVDASEGPLPQTRFVLRKALEAKLPVILLVNKTDRPDARIAEVEEEAHDLLLGLASDLVDDVPDLDVDALLDVPVVYASGRAGAASQNRPADGSLPDNDDLEPLFEAILEHVPAPAYDDEAPLQAWVTNLDSSPFLGRLALLRVFNGTLKKGQTVAWVRSDGSTSNARITELLKTRALERYPAESAGPGDIVAIAGFEDITIGETIADPEDIRPLPAITVDDPAISMTIGTNTSPLMGKVKGHKLTARMVKDRLDRELIGNVSLKVVDIGRPDAWEVQGRGELALAILVENMRREGFELTVGKPQVVTKKIDGKVYEPFEHLTIDTPEEHLGAITQLLANRKGRMENMTNHGTGWVRMEFVVPSRGLIGFRSEFLTTTRGTGIANAISHGYEPWAGQITTRQNGSIVADRSGVVTPFAMIALQERMSFFVQPTEEVYEGMVIGENSRADDMDVNITKEKKLTNMRSSTADNFESMTPPRILTLEESLEFARDDECVEVTPEKVRIRKVILDQTVRGREASRLKRQDANA
- a CDS encoding ABC transporter permease; its protein translation is MPDPTTQNHYVAPVQTETISVDAVRIAEKPRNLWRDAWSDLRRRPLFWFSVVLAVFFIVMALWPTLFTSAPPNSDCQLGNSNAGPTEGHPLGFTFQGCDIYSRIVWGAQTSLSVGLLATAISSILGLIMGAFAGFYGGWLDSVLSRIGDIFFAIPYILAAVVVMTVFSQYRSVPVLALAIGGFAWAATARVVRAEVLRVRQSDFVVASRALGRSKFRTLVGHVIPNALAPLLVVSTLGLAASIVAEATLSFLGVGLGSNVMSWGNDIGAAQASLRVAPMALIYPSIALTLAVLAFVTLGELIRDAIDPKARARR
- a CDS encoding dipeptide ABC transporter ATP-binding protein, with the protein product MSARATAQIPLLSVRDLTVAFRTQEGEKEVLHGASFDIFPGETVAIVGESGSGKSTTASAIVNLLPGTGVVTGGSITLDGRELTKLGRREMEAVRGREIGFVPQDPMSNLNPVWSIGFQVKEAIRANGIARGREAVKARTIEVLKQAGLADAERRLHQYPHQFSGGMRQRALIGIGLAADPKLLIADEPTSALDVTVQRVILDHMATLTRDKGTSVLLITHDLGLAAERAEKIIVMSNGNIVEAGPSRQILENPQHPYTQRLVGAAPSVASQRIQAVVEDRGIETLDDLAAIPPTVRVAGLTKDYKIRQGNFRSEAFRAVDDVSFEIPRGKTLALVGESGSGKSTVAKMVLKLEEPTSGTIEIDGQDVSRLSNAQAFGLRRRMQPVFQDPYGSLDPLRNIGNTISEPLQIHGVGDRAAQRERVEELLDQVALPRALATRYPNELSGGQRQRVAIARALALKPDIVVLDEAVSALDVLVQDQILQLLAELQSELNLTYLFITHDLAVVRVSSDLVCVMEKGKVVEQGTVDEIFANPQEEYTDRLLKAIPGASIPLGGR